The genome window aaatttcccaaaatttttacgcCTTTTTATCCCAAAATTTCCCGCTGAAACCCTAAATTCCCCCTTAAAATTGGTATCCTCAAAACACCTGAGTGTTTCTCTCTTCCACCACCGTCTTCATCACCATCTTCCCCTCTCTCCCTCTTTTTGCATACATCTCAGACtgtttctcatattttttatcccaatatttcaaatgaaatattatttttccctCCCTTCTTTTTTCGATACCCCCATCCCCAGAAATCTCCCTAAATCGATTCCCCAGAAACCGATTCCCCAGTAATGCTTagcctttttattttgttccctTGGTGTTGGAGTTtgcattttattgtttattaacCTGATAGGATTTGCTTTTTCTGCAATTGCTACTGGATTTTCCAGGCATATGTGTAGATATAGCAGTGTCAAAGCATGAATACTGATCGGCATTGGCTCCTCTTCCATTTGAAGTTGTTGTCTCAGCTGGACAAAAGGCTAAAGAGGAGGCCTGGGATAAAGGCTAGTTCATTTTCTGACTACATCCCGTTTAAtccctctttctttttaatatatattattttgacctATTAAATTTTAGAACTGTTACAGGAGGTGGACATTCAGACCGGATTAAAATTGTCCGGGATCTGAATGATCTGACTGGAGAAGGAAATATTGAGAGTATGCTTTCAGTTGAAATGGGCCTTAGGGAATTAGCATCTTTGAAGGTTGATTTCTATCGTCTTGGTTTTGTTTCCACCATTTCTGTTGTATCATTATATTGTGATAACCTCTGCCAGCATCAATACAGGAATTGCTACTAgatttgttttgagtttttgGTGTCGGTATTTACTGTAAATGCTTGGACAGAGTGCTTTAATTGTGATAGGAACTTCTGGAGGGTCAAAATTTTATGGAACATATTATACCATGAAGCAGGCATGtgaatttcctttatttttctggATAGTCGGTATATATATTTCCTTTGGAGAAGCTTCCTCTACTACTTTTGCAACAATAAAGTGATGGTTTGAAAACTACATTCTTAATCTGCACAAGTGAAAATAACTAGTATTTCTTGGGAAGAGGGCTTAATCGACTTCTATGAACTTTATTTTTCATGGATTAATCATAGTTTTATATTGTTTGAGGTTATTggcatttttttatgttaatctTTACATATATACGAAGTACTGAGGTAGGTGAAATGTATGTAAATACCTATTTGAATTTAGtatcatcatttttctttccttttttttttaaatttcaagacACTTGGAGGTTTGGATATTGTAATATTTAGGGACTGGCATTGAAAATTCTCTTGCTTTGGGAGAAGAAAAgtgtatatatactatatagTATATAATCGTATTAAAGGAATGCTGGTTGTACTCCTGGACTTCatttatattaagttttcattgttgaataaaattgttttgggtCATGCAGGTTTAATGTTTTGGGTTTGCACGAGTTTGATAGTGATCGGAAGAGGATGTCTGTTATATTGGGGTTCCCAAACCAATCCGTTAAAGTGTTTGTAAAAGGAGCTGACACAACAATGTTTAGTGTCATAGACAGATCTCTGAATACGATTATAATTCGTGCAACTGAAGGCCATCTGCATTCTTACTCCTCAATAGGCTTGAGAACACTTGTCATTGGGATGAGAGAACTGAGTACTTCAGAATTTGAGGAATGGCATTCTGCATTTGAGGTGGCTAGCACTGCTTTAATGGCTAgtacttcaaaattaaatattaatttggtataattttcCTGGATGTTCTACATccctttttataaatttgtgtGCCACCTCTATGATGGTTTATGCCTTGCGCATTaacttctaaaaattttagtagCAGTAATACTTCTTTCCCTCCATTCTGTATTTAtatgaatttctattttattattacttatgTGTTTCATCTGCACTTTTTGGAGTACCacttcgtttttcttttttcttttttaatttcacgCTCAATACTGCTTTCAGGTTGAGGATGCTGTTGTACAGGCATTAGGCAGGCATAGGCGACTTGGTTTGCTTCATCAATCCGTCTCAGGTTTGCTTTATCTCTCTGCAAGTTTTTTATGAGTAATCAATTTAGTTCGATGTACttaatctatttttgttttgcCCCAATTAACTCCTTAAAGGAtgccaaaattttcatttactttTGTGCAAACACTAGCATCTTTTAGGTTGTATTCAGTAAAATTTTCCTCCTGAAGAAACAGTTctcaatcttttcttttatataaactACTTTGCCACCAATTCTTCAACTTCTACAATTCCATCTGTTAGAAATAAGTTAGATAGTGATATCtgcaaaatttgaatttattagtaaatttagtaGTGTTTTGGCATCATGGTAAATTAGCTCTGCACTAGTGCTTCTCTTGCTGAAGAAGGTTGCTTTTATGTCAGAATTCTTGTGCTTATAAATTGTAACTGTTATAGGCTTGGTTAACGTATTTCTGGAGAAGAGCCAAAGTGTATGGCGTGGAAGATGATATTGCAGAAGAGCGACTTGGGTTTTGGATTAGCCATAGTGGACAGACCCCTACTTCTCATGATGCTGTGGATGGTAAGATGACTATCCTCTTTGCTTGATCTTGTTGATGAATGCAAATGGCTTTATATATATCAGTGATGTCAAGGTGAGCACCTAGGCGCTAAGGCGCAGCGCAAATGGCCATTACCGCCTCAGCCACCtcctgtttatttttttatttattttggcttttaaaagaaaaacataataaaatataataaatgagttttttaattaattatgatctaattttattatataaaaacatagttaactcttaaaagttaaaaactttTCAAGAGAAGATGAACGAAATTTAGAGCTAGTTTCTGGTGATGATATTTAGTTTCGACTATTTGacttacttttattttagcaTAACAAACAAAGAACCAAGTTGGTTTTGACTATTTGActtacttttattttgcttttcaccatttgcatatacatattttagttCTTTACAAAGTGGAAAACAAATAGCAAAAACATGTGTTCTGTTAGTTTTGTTTGTATGTGGAAGTGGAAGGAAGTGAAAAGATTTCACTGAAGacttaattaaagaaaaaaagagaatagaaaTAATCATCCTTTAAGATTGTTATGctatttagttttaataatatggcgttcttatttttattttgtttctaatCCAAGTTATGGATATATGGAAGCAGGTTGTGGATGCTAGTGATGTGATAATTTTTTCTGTGAAACCCCAAGTAGGTAATGCTATTAGCCTGAGTGCTTCCTCTTTCATTGCCTCTACGCGCTtccctttttgtttttgaagttcTAGAGCTGGCAATACCATTCTTGCAGTAGGTACCTTTTTCTCATGCTTTCTCTTTCATTGCCTCTGTGATACCATTCTTACAGCAcgtactttttttttctcaattattatAATGAAAGGCTAGAAACtttattctcaattattataattacttGATTCTCCTGGCTTACTTTAGCTTTCAAAATTTACAGATGCATGCAGAAGCTGGAATGGTCAGTATGAAATGGCTTTGGGGTACACTGCTTGTACATATGCTGCTGACAACTTGATTTTCATGCGCGAAGTTGTTAGGGCTATTGCAAATAAACATGGCATGTTGGCAACGTTTGTCCCCAAGTAAGTTGTAACTTTTCTTATTTTGGCAGGGGTTTTAGATCATCTTCCCTCAATTTTGGCATTCACAGCACCACTTTCAAATAGGTTTATTCTCTACTTCTTGCACACGTGTATTTGCTGCACATGATAATATTCTTGTAATGCATTCATGTATTCTAAATCTACTTTGATTTTATGCTCAACTTTTTTTGTCTTCAGTTATGATCGCATACAACCTAATACATGGAGTGGAGCATATCAATGTTGGGGCAAAGAAAACAGAGAAGcacattgtattttttttttaccttgcAATGTGTATAGTCATAGGCAGGTTCAACTAGTTAATATgtttctcatatgtattatttattttagttttgattctaaatttttatttttactttaatatttacgataacttgagttctaacttttggattttaattcagttatcaatttatatcatatatctttcattgaatttgatgtatcatttaaatttgccgtttttggttggattttatGTTATAAGAAGGATTGCATATGGATGAAAAATCGGATGATACAAATTTGCCAAAATTTGTGGCATTTTCCCAAAAATGCTGCTAAAAAATCGTATTTTTAATGGCGTTTatgataaaagcgccgctaaagatcatgttctttagcgttagcggcgtttgtgataaaagcgccgctaaagatcatgttctttatcggaaagatcatgttctttagtggcgtttgtgataaaagcgctgctaaagatcatgttctttagcggcgtttatgggtaaagcgccgctaaagaacatgttctttagcggcgttttgtttttaagcgccgctaaagaacatgacctttagcggcgtttatttctgtaaacgctgcaaacattagcgacgttgtcgttagcggcattttttgcggcgcttgtggaagcgccgcaaatgcatttagtggcgctaaaaagcgctgctaaaggcctaaaaaagcgccgctaaaagcctgttttggtgtagtggatGAAATACAGAAACCTCCAAAAGACTACAATTGTATAACTAAACTAATAATTAGTCACTctataatgatttaatttttaaaagaataagttTAGAGTTAAAATTGaagtattatattaaaactGTACaactaatattaataaactaaatcatgacataaaaatttgaaaataattgcaACATAtcattactaaaaataaaattacaataaaataaaataaaatgagcatggcttaaatataaaaaatgtcaaaatttattttaaacaaaatattaatatgtaaaaaatatatatattttataatatttatacaagaaaaaaggaaaatataaaagggtaaactacatgtCAATCTAAAATAGTGACGTTCCTATTTTGCTCACTCtacttttttttgtcaatttagtcactctaattaagataattactCGAATTGGTCACTGCCATTAAAAATTCCGTTAATCCACTACAAATTGTTGATTTGgctttttttttactaaagcTAGTGACCTCTTTGTAATTAGTCCaaacactttttattttttgtttatttgctaCATAAGACTAAAActtgtaagtttttttttccatcTTCTTGTTGTTTGTTTCATGGAAAGAATAACAGAGGAAAATGAGAATAGTCTTCACTTATTTGTTTGACTTATAGGTTTTACAATGAGTATTATGTTCATAGTGTTTATTTCTACACGTCTGATTTGTGCTCGGATTCGAGTACGTGTTTCTTAGAGA of Gossypium raimondii isolate GPD5lz chromosome 3, ASM2569854v1, whole genome shotgun sequence contains these proteins:
- the LOC105797289 gene encoding phospholipid-transporting ATPase 1 isoform X2, with product MSVILGFPNQSVKVFVKGADTTMFSVIDRSLNTIIIRATEGHLHSYSSIGLRTLVIGMRELSTSEFEEWHSAFEVASTALMASTSKLNINLVEDAVVQALGRHRRLGLLHQSVSGLVNVFLEKSQSVWRGR
- the LOC105797289 gene encoding uncharacterized protein LOC105797289 isoform X1: MAWKMILQKSDLGFGLAIVDRPLLLMMLWMVVDASDVIIFSVKPQVDACRSWNGQYEMALGYTACTYAADNLIFMREVVRAIANKHGMLATFVPNYDRIQPNTWSGAYQCWGKENREAHCIFFLPCNVYSHRQVQLVNMFLICIIYFSFDSKFLFLL